The following are encoded together in the Humulus lupulus chromosome 5, drHumLupu1.1, whole genome shotgun sequence genome:
- the LOC133779555 gene encoding uncharacterized protein LOC133779555, translated as MLYFQQTTQASIKSLENQVGQLAASYNGLEAHLSNKLPSQPEKNPKENVSVITLQSGIQYEPPTQPSSLVLVQKQVVDNSIHDEPSMQKNSHKPTMPTYVPHPLFPSKLKNFKKEEANKEILETLHKVEVKIQLHDVIKQVPHYAKFLKKLCTNRKKLKGDEKISVGENVFVVLQKKLSPKCKDPETFTIPCMIGNKRIGRCMIDLGASINVMSYSSYASLNLGPLKETEVIIQLVKHTNAYPLGVVEDVMVKVDGLVFLADFYILEMGDASIPNPTLVLFGRPFLMTKNTKLDVIVGMLTMEFDGEVIKFNVFDSPSEIKGKETSLKYPT; from the coding sequence ATGCTTTATTTTCAACAAACTACCCAAGCGTCCATCAAAAGTTTGGAGAATCAGGTGGGACAACTAGCGGCATCATATAACGGATTGGAAGCTCATCTTTCTAATAAATTGCCTTCACAACCTGAGAAGAATCCCAAGGAGAATGTAAGTGTGATAACACTACAAAGTGGTATACAATATGAGCCACCCACACAACCTTCATCGCTAGTTCTAGTGCAAAAGCAAGTAGTAGACAACTCCATCCATGATGAACCATCAATGCAGAAAAATTCACATAAACCAACTATGCCAACCTATGTCCCTCATCCACTTTTTCCAAGCAAATTGAAAAATTTTAAGAAAGAGGAAGCTAACAAGGAAATTCTTGAGACTTTGCACAAAGTTGAGGTAAAGATTCAATTACATGATGTTATTAAACAAGTGCCACATTATGCTAAATTTTTGAAGAAGTTGTGCACGAATAGGAAGAAATTGAAGGGTGATGAAaagataagtgtgggggagaatgtctTTGTTGTTCTCCAAAAGAAACTGTCACCAAAATGCAAGGATCCTGAAACCTTTACAATTCCTTGTATGATTGGGAATAAAAGAATTGGGCGGTGTATGATAGATTTGGGAGCATCGATTAATGTCATGTCATATTCATCATATGCTTCTTTAAATCTTGGGCCACTAAAGGAGACAGAAGTTATTATTCAGCTGGTCAAACACACTAATGCTTATCCTTTAGGGGTAGTTGAAGATGTGATGGTAAAGGTTGATGGACTTGTCTTTCTAGCAGATTTCTATATACTTGAAATGGGGGATGCATCAATACCCAATCCAACATTGGTTTTATTTGGGAGgccattcttgatgacaaaaaATACAAAGCTGGATGTTATAGTAGGAATGCTGACAATggaatttgatggtgaagttatcAAATTCAATGTGTTTGATTCTCCTAGTGAGATCAAAGGGAAGGAGACTTCATTGAAATACCCAACATAA